The Flavobacterium sp. IMCC34852 genome contains the following window.
TGGTTTTATTTTTCTTAGGCGGAAAATACTAAGTTCAAATTTTAATTATATTTACATCTAATAATTTTAAAAGTCGCCACTGTCGCAAGCGGCGGAACGTTATAAGCAACCCAGAAACAATGCAATTAATAATAACATTATTTTTTACGATTTTTATCTCGGATGTTCAATCAGACGAAAAAATCTATTTTGGAAGAGCTCATAATTATAGCACTGTTTATAGTTATGGAGTGACCGAAATCTATATTTCGTCAGATTCAACAATGACAAGATTCGATTATAAGTTACCGAATAAAAGAGAATGGAAAAAATATAAAAAATATAAGTCAGAAAAAAAAATTAATATAATTTCCAAAAAAGGAAAATATTATTCATTAATTGATCCTATAAGTCGAGTAGAAAATGAAATGCATTGTTTAAAAATAACCGAAAATAAAGTAATATATTATTATAAAGCCGAAGATGGAAGTTTATTAAAAGGTTACACTTTTAACAGACAGAAATAGGCAGCTTATAACAGCAGTTTGCAACAATTGCTGGGCTTGGGTTTCTCACCGAATTTTCTCTGAAAATTCAAAAAGTAGTTTTATATTTGGAATCAACAGTAATAAATCGTCGCAACTGTAGCAATCTGCGGCACGTTAGCAAACATTTTAGAGAAACAATCATAATATGGGAATACTTGACAAAATTTTCGGCAATAAAAAGAAATCAACTAAAAATAAAAATCCTGACAACATTAAATTAATTGCCTTACTTGAAAAATATAACAAAAATCAAAGCCCCGAAAACTATAAAAAAGCATTTGACGAAATTGTTAATGGAAATTCATTTTTGATATTAAGCTCAGTAAATAATGAAGAAACAAATGATGATTGGAAAACTTTAGAAAAAGAATCTACTTTAGATTTGACTTGTGTTTTTAATCAAGATGGACTAATGGTGTTAGGAGCTTTCACAACACCTGAAAAGTTAGTTGAATGGACTAAGCAAGCCACTCAATATACTGCAATGAAATCAAAAGATGTAATTGACTTTTGTCAAACAAATAGGATTGATAGAATCGTAATTGACTCTGACTTGCCAACTATGTTTGTTCTTGAAAGAAATCGCGAAAATGTAAAAACAGAAACCGTTCAAAAAAGTACACAAGTTACAGTAGGTACTCCAATTAATCCAATCTCTGGAGAATTACTAAAAAAATTTCGATTTAATTTCTCAAAAGTCAGTGTGATTGAAGAGGTTTATCATTACGTAATGGTACGAAATAATGAAAGTATATTAATGCTTGGTTTTGTACTTGATACATATACTGATAATTCACGAGCAGCATCTATAAACTCAGTTCAAAATTCAATGGATGGTGAAAAGTTAGATTTGCCTCTCGAAATGTTTATGTTAGATGACCAAGAATGG
Protein-coding sequences here:
- a CDS encoding SseB family protein; this encodes MGILDKIFGNKKKSTKNKNPDNIKLIALLEKYNKNQSPENYKKAFDEIVNGNSFLILSSVNNEETNDDWKTLEKESTLDLTCVFNQDGLMVLGAFTTPEKLVEWTKQATQYTAMKSKDVIDFCQTNRIDRIVIDSDLPTMFVLERNRENVKTETVQKSTQVTVGTPINPISGELLKKFRFNFSKVSVIEEVYHYVMVRNNESILMLGFVLDTYTDNSRAASINSVQNSMDGEKLDLPLEMFMLDDQEWYETVKGIEDSLIYKR